One part of the Gloeocapsa sp. PCC 73106 genome encodes these proteins:
- a CDS encoding chlorite dismutase family protein, whose translation MNNRYSFIGGKQGLWKVVDIRGIFGPSLDLVERVNVVNDAVKELPADSAWVLQSFTSNVRYAIRDEINVLRGVQPMLNRPEAVSAMLIPIKKSAQWWEMAQDERRAIFEEKSHHTAVGLEYLPGVARQLHHCRDLGEPFDFLTWFEFAPEYTTAFDELLLRMRATKEWEYVEREVEVRLERDDVEQYSVSLGQVKPN comes from the coding sequence ATGAATAACAGATATTCGTTCATTGGTGGTAAACAAGGCTTATGGAAAGTCGTAGATATACGGGGTATTTTTGGTCCGAGTTTAGATCTTGTAGAAAGAGTGAATGTAGTCAATGATGCTGTTAAAGAATTACCAGCCGATAGCGCGTGGGTGCTACAAAGTTTTACTAGTAATGTTCGCTATGCGATTCGTGATGAAATCAATGTTCTTCGAGGGGTCCAACCGATGCTCAATCGCCCCGAAGCCGTTTCTGCGATGCTGATTCCCATTAAAAAATCTGCACAGTGGTGGGAAATGGCACAAGATGAGCGACGAGCCATTTTTGAAGAAAAATCTCATCATACTGCTGTTGGTTTAGAGTACCTTCCTGGTGTGGCACGTCAACTGCACCACTGTCGTGATCTGGGAGAACCATTTGATTTTCTCACCTGGTTTGAATTTGCACCGGAGTACACCACTGCTTTTGATGAATTATTGTTACGAATGCGCGCAACTAAAGAATGGGAGTATGTGGAGCGAGAGGTTGAAGTTCGCTTAGAGCGAGATGATGTAGAGCAATATTCGGTAAGTTTGGGACAAGTGAAACCCAATTGA
- a CDS encoding MIP/aquaporin family protein has protein sequence MKSVSKLNFRECWREALTEALGTFILVFAGTGAVMVNEMTFGAISHLGISFVFGAVVAALIYSLGHISEAHFNPAVTLAFWIAGFFPKGRVLPYIFAQCLGAVVASAALALALGRIGNLGATLPLEDDWQQSLVLEAILTFILMLVILGSGLDRRAHTGFAGLAIGLTVGLEAAFMGPITGASMNPARSLGPALVANLWQHHWIYWIAPIMGAQLAVLIYRQISDGFRD, from the coding sequence ATGAAATCAGTTTCTAAATTAAATTTTAGGGAGTGTTGGCGAGAAGCTTTAACTGAAGCCCTTGGTACATTTATCTTGGTTTTTGCTGGGACTGGGGCGGTGATGGTCAATGAAATGACTTTTGGCGCGATAAGTCACTTAGGCATCAGTTTTGTTTTTGGAGCAGTGGTGGCTGCCCTAATTTATTCTTTAGGACATATCAGTGAGGCTCATTTTAACCCCGCTGTTACTTTAGCTTTTTGGATTGCTGGTTTTTTTCCTAAAGGTCGCGTGTTACCCTATATTTTTGCTCAGTGTCTTGGTGCCGTGGTAGCTTCAGCTGCTTTGGCTCTCGCTTTGGGTAGAATAGGAAACTTAGGGGCAACTCTGCCTTTGGAAGACGATTGGCAACAATCTTTAGTTTTAGAAGCTATACTGACTTTTATTTTAATGTTAGTTATTTTAGGCTCAGGATTAGATCGCCGCGCTCACACTGGCTTTGCTGGGCTGGCGATCGGCTTAACTGTAGGGCTAGAAGCTGCCTTTATGGGTCCAATTACCGGAGCAAGCATGAATCCGGCGCGCTCTTTAGGTCCAGCTTTAGTCGCAAATCTTTGGCAACATCACTGGATTTATTGGATTGCCCCCATTATGGGTGCTCAGTTGGCAGTTTTGATTTATCGACAAATTTCCGACGGCTTTCGCGATTAA
- a CDS encoding peroxidase family protein translates to MATRDTSRDGFKNNLETLILTNLEPIWRLIQSNPGLAKKVNKILINNAINKVPARPYPFSTMSPYTSWDSLMDRSYSGLHLPPIDWQPLTDKNYMGVNLGPTENFEKNQPSVEDLAVLYRKTGETKYSPKSTLMFPYFVQWFTDGFLRTDRRNYLKNLSNHQIDLCTVYGLNPNITRLLRSHQGGKLKSQFINGEEYPPFYYDDNGQAKEEFKGIPHLYVKDNIPEAEKFPPEKKRNLFAMGVEVERANVQIGYVMLNILCLREHNRLCDLLAKKYPTWDDERLFQTARNIVIIEVMKIVVEDYVNHITPYYFKFFTDPLEFTHEKWHRTNWMTVEFSLVYRWHSMLPSDFVYDGQKVPMYSSLWNNEMIFKKGLGSLFAESCSQPAAQLSFFNTDEFLIPTELASIRLGREARLRSYNDYREMCQFPRVTDFNQISSDEDVQKELKRLYGHVDNIEFYVGIYAEDLRPKSALPPLVGRLIGIDAFSQVLTNPLLAENIFNPETFSPLGWEVIMNTKTLSQLVHRNVPEKHQISFYLDQDQDPNWEYSVS, encoded by the coding sequence ATGGCAACAAGAGATACCTCTAGAGATGGGTTCAAGAATAATCTTGAAACTTTAATCTTGACGAATTTAGAGCCTATTTGGCGTTTGATTCAAAGTAATCCTGGTCTAGCCAAAAAAGTCAACAAAATACTTATCAATAATGCCATCAATAAAGTCCCAGCTCGTCCTTATCCATTTAGTACCATGTCTCCCTATACATCTTGGGATTCGTTAATGGATCGAAGCTATTCAGGACTTCATTTACCACCCATTGATTGGCAACCTCTGACGGATAAAAACTATATGGGTGTAAATTTAGGACCAACTGAAAACTTTGAAAAAAACCAACCATCTGTTGAAGATTTAGCCGTGTTATATCGAAAAACAGGAGAGACAAAATACTCACCTAAATCAACACTGATGTTTCCCTATTTTGTGCAATGGTTTACCGATGGTTTCCTACGAACTGATCGACGCAATTATCTCAAAAATCTTTCTAACCATCAGATTGATCTTTGTACTGTCTATGGTTTAAATCCCAATATTACGCGACTGCTGCGATCGCATCAAGGAGGGAAGCTTAAAAGCCAATTCATCAATGGAGAAGAATATCCTCCCTTTTATTACGATGACAATGGACAAGCTAAGGAAGAATTTAAAGGAATACCTCATCTTTACGTTAAGGATAATATTCCCGAAGCAGAAAAATTCCCTCCAGAAAAAAAACGAAATTTGTTTGCGATGGGGGTAGAAGTAGAAAGAGCAAATGTACAAATTGGCTACGTCATGCTCAATATTCTTTGCTTAAGAGAACATAATCGTCTATGCGATCTGTTAGCCAAAAAATATCCCACTTGGGATGATGAAAGACTTTTTCAAACAGCCAGGAATATTGTCATCATCGAAGTGATGAAAATTGTGGTCGAGGATTACGTTAATCACATTACTCCATATTACTTTAAGTTTTTTACAGATCCCCTCGAATTTACTCACGAGAAATGGCATCGCACTAATTGGATGACAGTAGAATTTAGCTTAGTCTATCGTTGGCACAGCATGCTACCGTCAGACTTCGTATATGATGGTCAAAAAGTTCCCATGTACTCATCATTGTGGAATAATGAAATGATCTTTAAGAAGGGATTAGGGTCATTATTTGCAGAAAGTTGTTCTCAACCGGCCGCGCAATTAAGTTTTTTTAATACAGATGAGTTTCTCATCCCTACTGAGTTAGCAAGTATTCGTCTTGGTCGTGAAGCAAGATTAAGAAGCTATAACGATTATCGGGAAATGTGTCAATTTCCAAGAGTAACCGATTTTAATCAGATCAGCAGTGATGAAGATGTACAGAAAGAACTCAAAAGATTATATGGTCATGTAGACAATATTGAGTTTTATGTAGGAATTTATGCTGAAGATCTGCGTCCTAAATCAGCTTTACCCCCTTTAGTAGGAAGATTGATCGGAATTGATGCGTTTTCTCAAGTGTTAACTAATCCTTTATTAGCCGAAAATATCTTTAATCCAGAAACTTTTTCTCCTCTTGGTTGGGAAGTGATTATGAACACAAAAACACTTTCTCAGTTGGTACATCGTAATGTTCCAGAAAAACACCAAATCAGTTTTTATCTAGATCAAGATCAAGATCCTAATTGGGAGTATTCAGTTTCCTAA
- the rlmD gene encoding 23S rRNA (uracil(1939)-C(5))-methyltransferase RlmD, producing MAQGQLIELEIEDLNHQGEGVGRFDGCVVFVPDTVVGDRALVRIVHQKKQHRDGKLEKVLVPSPHRIRPHCIVADKCGGCQWQHIDYDYQTQIKRNQVQETLARVGGFDTITVAETLTQVDSLGYRNKATYPLGVSLTQQIQAGYYRKGTHKLINLNQCPVQDPRLNPLLEEVKEDIQQRGWSIDQHLKGTGQLRHLSLRIGRRTGEILLTLVTTTWNLPGILPQSQSWLERYPSLVGVALNLNQAKTNRIFGEQTRTIQGKPYLREIFAGLELHLRPETFFQVNTETAEALLQIIRERLHLQGTELLIDAYCGIGTFTLPLAQEIAQAIGIEVQASSVEQARLNATVNSITNATFYTGAVEALLPELPRADILLLDPPRKGCDRVVIETIRQTRPSRLVYISCQPATLARDLRLLCADDFYRLTFIQPADFFPQTPHVEVVAFLESSEFL from the coding sequence ATGGCACAAGGTCAACTAATTGAACTCGAAATTGAGGATTTAAATCACCAAGGTGAGGGAGTAGGGCGCTTCGACGGGTGTGTAGTGTTTGTTCCCGATACGGTAGTAGGCGATCGCGCTTTAGTTAGAATAGTTCATCAAAAAAAACAACACAGGGACGGTAAATTAGAAAAAGTCTTAGTACCCTCTCCTCATCGTATTCGTCCCCATTGTATCGTAGCCGACAAGTGTGGAGGTTGTCAGTGGCAACACATCGACTATGATTACCAAACGCAAATCAAACGCAACCAAGTACAGGAAACCCTCGCTAGAGTGGGAGGATTTGACACAATCACAGTAGCTGAAACTTTGACTCAAGTTGACTCTCTCGGTTACCGTAACAAAGCTACCTATCCCTTGGGGGTGTCTCTGACACAACAAATACAAGCGGGTTATTACCGCAAGGGTACCCATAAGCTAATTAACCTCAATCAATGTCCTGTACAGGATCCTCGTTTAAATCCACTGTTAGAAGAAGTAAAAGAGGATATTCAACAACGGGGTTGGTCTATTGATCAACATTTGAAGGGAACCGGACAACTGCGTCATCTGTCTTTGCGCATTGGTAGACGTACCGGGGAAATACTCCTAACTCTGGTAACTACTACTTGGAATTTACCCGGAATTCTACCACAATCTCAGAGTTGGTTGGAGCGTTATCCTTCCCTAGTGGGAGTCGCTTTGAATCTCAATCAGGCTAAAACTAATCGCATTTTTGGCGAACAAACGCGCACGATTCAAGGTAAACCCTATCTCAGGGAAATTTTCGCAGGATTAGAGTTGCATTTACGACCTGAGACCTTTTTTCAAGTTAATACCGAAACCGCAGAAGCTTTATTGCAGATTATCAGGGAAAGACTACATTTACAAGGCACAGAATTATTAATCGACGCTTATTGTGGGATTGGTACTTTTACACTACCTTTAGCCCAAGAGATAGCCCAAGCAATCGGCATAGAGGTACAGGCAAGTTCGGTGGAACAAGCAAGACTCAACGCTACTGTTAATAGTATCACCAACGCGACTTTTTATACAGGGGCGGTAGAAGCTCTTTTACCGGAATTACCTCGAGCTGATATCCTATTATTGGATCCACCTCGCAAGGGTTGCGATCGCGTCGTTATTGAAACTATTCGCCAAACTCGACCCTCTCGTTTAGTCTATATCAGTTGCCAACCCGCGACTTTAGCTAGAGACTTGCGTTTACTTTGTGCTGATGATTTCTATCGGCTGACTTTTATTCAACCCGCTGACTTTTTTCCTCAGACACCTCATGTTGAAGTGGTAGCTTTTTTAGAGAGTAGTGAATTTTTATGA
- a CDS encoding anti-sigma regulatory factor — protein sequence MIAISLPLNKSKWSTMSFPSTLYLYPILDLLLINIPSQLQGDIRLGLQEALVNAAKHGNKLDPSKTIVVKFSRTKEEFSWIITDQGCGFDADCDCQDNLEVRDLPPEEAENGRGMCILHQIFDQVHWNRQGTEIRLCKQVSYA from the coding sequence GTGATCGCTATTTCACTACCTCTCAACAAAAGTAAGTGGAGCACTATGAGCTTTCCATCCACTTTATATCTATATCCTATCTTAGATTTATTGTTAATCAATATACCCTCCCAATTGCAAGGAGATATCAGGTTGGGGTTACAAGAGGCTTTAGTCAACGCAGCTAAACACGGTAACAAGCTAGATCCCAGCAAAACTATTGTCGTCAAATTTTCTCGAACTAAAGAAGAATTTTCCTGGATCATTACCGATCAAGGCTGTGGATTTGATGCCGATTGTGATTGTCAAGACAATTTAGAGGTTAGAGATTTACCTCCAGAAGAAGCAGAAAATGGTAGGGGTATGTGCATATTGCATCAGATCTTCGATCAAGTACACTGGAATCGTCAAGGGACCGAAATCAGACTATGTAAACAAGTAAGCTATGCTTAA